A stretch of DNA from Micromonospora sp. WMMD1155:
CGGATCGCCGACGAGCTGGGCACCGAGCTGGGTGACGTGGTCGGCTACAAGGTGCGCTTCACCGACCAGGTCAGCGAACGCAGCCTGGTGAAGCTGATGACCGACGGCATCCTGCTGGCCGAGTTGCAGACCGACCGGATGCTGCGCCAGTACGACACGCTGATCATCGACGAGGCGCACGAGCGCAGCCTCAACATCGACTTCATCCTCGGGTACCTGCGGGAGCTGCTCCCCCGACGACCCGACCTCAAAGTGATCATCACCTCGGCGACGATCGAGACCGACCGGTTCGCCCGGCACTTCGCCGGGCCGCCCACCGCCGACGAGCCGGACGGGGTGCCGGCGCCGGTGGTCGAGGTCTCCGGGCGCACCTATCCGGTGGAGGTGCGCTACCGCCCGCTGCTGGAGATCGCCGAGGGCGAGGAGGACGGCGACGGCGACGAGGAGAACGTCCGCGACCAGATCCAGGCGATCGGCGACGCCGTCGAGGAGTTGGCCGCCGAGGGCCCCGGCGACATCCTGGTGTTCCTCAGCGGTGAGCGGGAGATCCGGGACACCGCCGACGCGCTGGGCAAGCTGGTGCAGAAGAAACGCTCGCTGCTCGGCACCGAGATCCTGCCGCTGTACGCCCGGCTGTCCGCCGCCGAGCAGCACCGCGTCTTCGCCGCGCACAGCTCACGCCGGGTGGTGCTCGCCACCAACGTCGCGGAGACGTCGCTGACGGTGCCCGGCATCAAGTACGTGGTCGACCCGGGCACCGCCCGCATCTCCCGCTACTCCAGCCGGCTCAAGGTGCAGCGGCTGCCCATCGAGCCGATCTCGCAGGCGTCGGCCAACCAGCGCAAGGGCCGCTGCGGTCGTACGTCGGACGGCATCTGCATCCGCCTCTACGACGAGCAGGACTTCCTGTCCCGACCCGAGTTCACCGACCCGGAGATCCTGCGGACCAACCTGGCGTCGGTCATCCTCCAGATGACCGCGATCGGGCTCGGCGACCTCGCCGCGTTCCCGTTCATCGACCCACCGGACAAGCGCAACATCACCGACGGCGTCAACCTGCTGCACGAGCTGGGCGCGTTGAACCCGACCGAGGCCGACCCGGCGAAGCGGCTCACCGCGTTGGGCCGTCGCCTCGCCCAACTCCCGGTCGACCCGCGGCTGGCCCGGATGGTGGTCGAGGGTGAACGCAACGGCTGCGCCACCGAGGTTTTGGTGATCGCCGCCGCGCTCTCCATTCAGGACCCACGCGAACGGCCGGCGGAGAAGCAGGCCCAGGCCGACCAGGCGCACGCCCGGTTCGCCGACAAGGAGTCCGACTTCGTCGCCTACCTCAACCTGTGGCGCTACCTGCGCGAGCAGCAGCGCGAGCTGTCCTCCAGCGCGTTCCGCCGGATGTGCAAGGCGGAGTATCTGAACTACCTGCGGGTGCGCGAGTGGCAGGACATCGTCGGTCAACTGCGGCAGGTGCTGCGTACCCCGGCCGAGGGTGACCGGCGCGGTGGACGGCCGGCGCGGGACACCTCCGACGGCGCGGACGCCGGCCGGGGTGCGGGCCGGCGCGGCGGCGCGGACCTGCCGGAGGAGATCGACACCCCGAAGGTGCACCAGTCGCTGCTGCCCGGCCTGCTGTCGCACATCGGCCTCAAGGACGCCCAGAAGCACGAGTACCTGGGCGCGCGCGGCGCGAAGTTCGCCGTCTTCCCCGGGTCGGCGCTGTTCAAGAAGCCGCCGCGCTGGGTGATGGCCGCCGAACTGGTGGAGACCTCCCGCCTGTGGGCCCGCATCGCCGGCCGGGTCGAGCCGGAGTGGGTCGAACCGCTGGCGCAGCACCTGGTCAAGCGCAGCTACAGCGAGCCGCACTGGGAGAAGAAGCAGGCCGCGGTGATGGCCTACGAGAAGGTCACCCTGTACGGCGTCCCGCTGGTCAGCTCCCGCAAGGTCAACTTCGGGCGGATCGACCCGACGTTGAGCCGTGAGCTGTTCATCAGGCACGCCCTCGTCGAGGGCGACTGGCAGACCCACCACCAGTTCTGGGCGGACAACAAGCGGCTCCTCGCCGAGATCGAGGAGCTGGAGAGCCGGGCTCGACGCCGCGACATCCTGGTCGACGACGAGACCATCTTCGGCTTCTACGACCAGCGGATCCCGGCCGACGTGTCCTCCGGCCGGCACTTCGACAGCTGGTGGAAGAAGGCCCGCCGGGAGCAGCCCGACCTGCTCACCTTCACCCGCGACCTGCTGGTCAACGACGGCCGCTCCGGGGTGGACGAGGGCGACTACCCGGACGAGTGGCAGACCCAGGGGGTGAGCCTGCCGCTGACGTACCGCTTCGAGCCGGGCACGCCGACCGACGGCGTCACCGTCGACATCCCCCTGCCGCTGCTCAACCAGGTGCCGGCGGAGAGCTTCGACTGGCAGGTGCCGGGGCTGCGCGAGGAGACGGTGATCGCGCTGATCCGTTCGCTGCCCAAGGCGATCCGCCGCAACTTCGTCCCGGTGCCGGACTACGCCCGCGCCGCCCTCGCGGCGATCACCCCGGGCGAGGAGCCGCTGCTGGACGCGCTCACCCGGCAACTGCGCCGGATGACCGGCGTCACCGTCCCCCGCGACGCCTGGGAGCCGGGCAAGCTCCCCGCGCACCTGCGGGTCACCTTCCGGGTGCTCGACGCCGACGAGAAGCCGGTCGCCGAGGGCAAGGACCTGCCGGCCCTGCAACGTCAACTCCGCCAGGAGGTACGCCAGGTGGTGGCGGCCGCCGCGCCGGAGGTGGCCCGGACCGGGCTGCGGGAGTGGAGCATCGGCACCCTGCCCCGGACCATCGAGCAGGTCCGCGCGGGCTACGCGGTGACCGCGTACCCGGCGCTCGTCGACGAGGGCGCCACGGTCGGGGTGAAGGTGTTCGACTCCCCCGCCGAGGCCGAGGCGGCGCACTGGGCCGGCACCCGCCGGCTGCTGCGGCTCACCGTGCCGTCCCCGGCGCGGTTCCTTCAGGGCCGGCTCGACAACGCGGCGAAGCTGGCGCTGAGCCGTAACCCGCACGGCGGCGTGCAGGAGCTGATCGAGGACGCGGCGGGCGCGGCGATCGACCGGCTGATCGAGGCGGCCGGTGGCCCGGCCTGGGACGCCGACGGGTTCGCGGCGCTGCGCGAGAAGGTCCGCGCCGACCTGGTCGACACGGTCGTCGAGGTGATGGATCGGGTCCGCCGGGTCCTCGCCGCCTGGTACGCCGTCGAGCAGCGCCTCGGCGCCACCCGCAACCTCGCCGTGGTCGCCGCGCTGGCCGACATCCGCAACCAGCTCGCCGGGCTGGTGCACGCCGGGTTCGTCACCGAGACCGGGTACGCGCGGCTGCCCGACCTGCTGCGCTACCTCAGCGCCATCGAGCGCCGGATGGAGCGGCTGGGCGGCAACCCGCAGCGCGACCGCCAGCAGCAGGAGCGCATCGCGACGGTGCAGAGGGAGTACGCGGACCTGCTCGCCAACCTGCCGCCGGCCCGCCGACAGGAGACCGCCGTCCGGCAGATCCGCTGGATGATTGAGGAGTTGCGGGTGAACGTGTTCGCCCAGGCGCTCGGCACCCCGTACCCCGTCTCGGAGCAGCGGATCTACCGGGCGATGGACGACGCGGAGGGTCGCTGACGAGCCCGGCTGGGCTTGCGCGGCGGCGGCCGGCGGGCCGGTCTCGTCAGGTCAGTGGCTCGACGCCGGGCGGCAGCTCGCCCCGGTCGATCGCGGACTGGATGTAGTCCAGCAGGATGCGCCGGAGTTCCCGTCCGGCGTGGGTGGGCACGATGTCGCGACGGCGGGCCACCGCGATGGTCCGCCGCACCCCGGGCGGGGCGAGCGGGGTGATCCGCACGCCCGGGCGGCGGGCCAGCACGATGCCCGGCACCAGCGCGATGCCCAGCCCCGCCTCGACGAAGCTGAGCACGGCGTCCATCTCGCCGCCGTCCACCGCGAAACTCGGTTCGAACCCCGCCTCCCGGCACGCCTGGATGGTGGCGTCGCGCAGGTCGTAGCCCTCCCGGAACATGACCATCGGCTGGTCGCGCAGATCGGTGATGCGCAGCTCGCCGGTCGCCGCGGCGGTCGGCACCTCGTCCACGGACGCCACCACCAGGCTCTCCCGCAGGATCGGGTCGACCCGCAGCCCGGGGTCGGGCCCCTGCGCGGGCATGATGATCAGCGCCAGGTCGAGGTCGCCGCGGAGCAGGTCCCGCACCAGGTCCTGGGAGCCGCCCTCCTCCACCCGGAGGTCGATGGTGGGGTGGGCGTCGCGGAACCGGCGCAGCACCGGCGGGGCGAGCGAGGTCGCCAGACTCGGGGTGGCCCCGAGGCGCACCCGACCCCGACGCAACCCGGCCAACTCCTGCACCTCCCGGGTCGCCGTCTCCACGTCGGCGAGGATCCGGGTCGCCAACGGCAACAGCACCTCGCCCGCCGCGGTGAGTGCGATGTTGCCCCTTACCCGCTCGAACAGCGGCGCCCCGAGGTCGGCCTCCAGAGCGTGAATTTGCTTACTGAGAGAAGGCTGGGTGATGCCCACGATGTCGGCGGCTTGGGTGAAATGTCGTACTTCGGCCACCGCAACGAAGTACCGAAGCTGATGGAGCTGCATCTACATAGCTTACGGCTATCAACACTACGAGTTTGATGCATTGGACGACTGATCGAAGTGCTCCTAGCGTCGGTCTCGTGGTAATCACGAAAACTCGGTCGCCCATCCGCTCCAACGTCGGCCTCAAGGCCGTCATGGCGGTGACGGGCATCCTGCTGGCGCTGTTCCTGATCGCCCACATGCTCGGGAACCTCAAGGTGTTCACGGGGGAGACCTCGTTCGACCACTACGCCCACTGGCTGCGCGACATCGGCAAGCCACTGCTGCCCGGGGTCTGGTTCCTCTGGATCCTGCGCACCGTACTGGTGGTCGCGGTGGTCGCCCACATCGTCGCCGCCACCGTGCTGGCCCGTCGCGCTCGCGCCGCCCGCCCGGTCAAGTACGCCCACCGCAAGAAGGTCAACGGCAGCTACGCGGCCCGCACGATGCGCTGGGGTGGAGTGATCATCCTGCTCTTCGTGATCTACCACATCCTGGACCTGACCACCGGCACGCTCAACCCG
This window harbors:
- a CDS encoding LysR family transcriptional regulator, which codes for MQLHQLRYFVAVAEVRHFTQAADIVGITQPSLSKQIHALEADLGAPLFERVRGNIALTAAGEVLLPLATRILADVETATREVQELAGLRRGRVRLGATPSLATSLAPPVLRRFRDAHPTIDLRVEEGGSQDLVRDLLRGDLDLALIIMPAQGPDPGLRVDPILRESLVVASVDEVPTAAATGELRITDLRDQPMVMFREGYDLRDATIQACREAGFEPSFAVDGGEMDAVLSFVEAGLGIALVPGIVLARRPGVRITPLAPPGVRRTIAVARRRDIVPTHAGRELRRILLDYIQSAIDRGELPPGVEPLT
- the hrpA gene encoding ATP-dependent RNA helicase HrpA, with amino-acid sequence MQNPIASVATDPVRELHRRLTPLMFRDQRRLQRRLDGARKLRDPQRRDAALAEIAEEVTRAEQRLATRRAAVPVITYPAGLPVSERKDDIAAAIRDHQVVIVAGETGSGKTTQLPKICLELGRGVHGLIGHTQPRRLAARTVADRIADELGTELGDVVGYKVRFTDQVSERSLVKLMTDGILLAELQTDRMLRQYDTLIIDEAHERSLNIDFILGYLRELLPRRPDLKVIITSATIETDRFARHFAGPPTADEPDGVPAPVVEVSGRTYPVEVRYRPLLEIAEGEEDGDGDEENVRDQIQAIGDAVEELAAEGPGDILVFLSGEREIRDTADALGKLVQKKRSLLGTEILPLYARLSAAEQHRVFAAHSSRRVVLATNVAETSLTVPGIKYVVDPGTARISRYSSRLKVQRLPIEPISQASANQRKGRCGRTSDGICIRLYDEQDFLSRPEFTDPEILRTNLASVILQMTAIGLGDLAAFPFIDPPDKRNITDGVNLLHELGALNPTEADPAKRLTALGRRLAQLPVDPRLARMVVEGERNGCATEVLVIAAALSIQDPRERPAEKQAQADQAHARFADKESDFVAYLNLWRYLREQQRELSSSAFRRMCKAEYLNYLRVREWQDIVGQLRQVLRTPAEGDRRGGRPARDTSDGADAGRGAGRRGGADLPEEIDTPKVHQSLLPGLLSHIGLKDAQKHEYLGARGAKFAVFPGSALFKKPPRWVMAAELVETSRLWARIAGRVEPEWVEPLAQHLVKRSYSEPHWEKKQAAVMAYEKVTLYGVPLVSSRKVNFGRIDPTLSRELFIRHALVEGDWQTHHQFWADNKRLLAEIEELESRARRRDILVDDETIFGFYDQRIPADVSSGRHFDSWWKKARREQPDLLTFTRDLLVNDGRSGVDEGDYPDEWQTQGVSLPLTYRFEPGTPTDGVTVDIPLPLLNQVPAESFDWQVPGLREETVIALIRSLPKAIRRNFVPVPDYARAALAAITPGEEPLLDALTRQLRRMTGVTVPRDAWEPGKLPAHLRVTFRVLDADEKPVAEGKDLPALQRQLRQEVRQVVAAAAPEVARTGLREWSIGTLPRTIEQVRAGYAVTAYPALVDEGATVGVKVFDSPAEAEAAHWAGTRRLLRLTVPSPARFLQGRLDNAAKLALSRNPHGGVQELIEDAAGAAIDRLIEAAGGPAWDADGFAALREKVRADLVDTVVEVMDRVRRVLAAWYAVEQRLGATRNLAVVAALADIRNQLAGLVHAGFVTETGYARLPDLLRYLSAIERRMERLGGNPQRDRQQQERIATVQREYADLLANLPPARRQETAVRQIRWMIEELRVNVFAQALGTPYPVSEQRIYRAMDDAEGR
- a CDS encoding succinate dehydrogenase cytochrome b subunit is translated as MHWTTDRSAPSVGLVVITKTRSPIRSNVGLKAVMAVTGILLALFLIAHMLGNLKVFTGETSFDHYAHWLRDIGKPLLPGVWFLWILRTVLVVAVVAHIVAATVLARRARAARPVKYAHRKKVNGSYAARTMRWGGVIILLFVIYHILDLTTGTLNPVGDESKPYGNVVADFAPERWYVTLFYTLAIVTVGFHLRHGAFSAFRSLGQQTPRGERRARAAALVFAVALCAGYLVVPFAVLTGLVS